From Asterias amurensis chromosome 3, ASM3211899v1, a single genomic window includes:
- the LOC139934786 gene encoding scavenger receptor cysteine-rich domain-containing group B protein-like, protein MRILPSMSLSAAIFNCIVIISIQHVVGQSWFSVRLVGGSYSSEGRVEVYANGAWGTVCDDGWGINDATVVCRQLGYTYALSAEQSAYFGQGSGAIVMDNVACTGLETKLAQCPYTTSHNCGHSEDAGVVCSNSYPGTEYDVRLVDGTSYLEGRVEVYADGAWGTVCDNGWGIIDATVVCRQLGSSGAQSAKSSAHFGQGSGEIVLNHVSCTGSESNIGWCPSDSVINCVHSEDAGVICIEDNDDPYYYGLSGAAIAGIVVGGIFGVVVLVAVVCACCSQKTTTQARGNSVQAQNQSVTVHERSGVTDSQSVYYSPSQPVVTVNPTPQGATPPPSYDDVVAMPYNYPRVQPNDILTGAPPYPQGADVYYPPPRQGTAQPYGAVPQHYLTPSQAAAPYPPPPGDTTTSLYPAPNETPYPLPVETPERL, encoded by the exons GTTGGTTTTCTGTGCGACTTGTTGGAGGAAGCTATAGCTCAGAAGGCCGTGTTGAGGTGTATGCAAACGGTGCATGGGGAACAGTGTGTGATGACGGTTGGGGCATCAATGATGCTACAGTGGTGTGTAGACAACTTGGTTATACGTATGCATTATCAGCCGAACAGTCAGCCTACTTTGGTCAGGGTAGTGGAGCCATAGTTATGGATAATGTCGCTTGCACAGGCTTGGAGACTAAACTCGCCCAATGCCCATATACCACAAGTCACAACTGTGGCCACAGTGAAGATGCTGGTGTGGTTTGTAGCAATTCGTACCCTGGTACAG AATATGATGTACGTCTTGTGGATGGTACCAGCTATTTAGAGGGTCGTGTTGAGGTGTATGCAGACGGTGCATGGGGAACAGTGTGTGATAACGGTTGGGGCATCATTGATGCTACAGTGGTGTGCAGACAGCTTGGCTCCTCTGGTGCACAATCGGCCAAATCTTCAGCCCACTTTGGCCAGGGTAGCGGGGAAATAGTTCTAAACCACGTCAGCTGCACTGGCTCAGAGAGTAACATTGGATGGTGTCCATCAGACAGTGTTATTAACTGTGTCCATAGCGAAGATGCTGGTGTCATCTGCATTGAGGATAATGACGATC CTTACTATTACGGATTATCTGGAGCAGCTATAGCAGGTATCGTTGTTGGAGGTATATTTGGCGTAGTTGTTCTCGTCGCAGTTGTCTGTGCCTGCTGTTCACAAAAAACCACAACCCAG GCACGAGGCAATTCAGTACAGGCCCAGAACCAGTCGGTCACAGTTCATGAAAGGTCCGGTGTGACTGATTCTCAGTCAGTGTACTACAGTCCATCCCAACCGGTTGTGACCGTTAACCCAACACCCCAAGGGGCGACACCCCCTCCATCCTACGATGATGTCGTTGCAATGCCTTACAATTACCCAAGGGTCCAACCCAATGATATATTAACA GGTGCCCCGCCCTACCCCCAAGGTGCTGATGTGTATTATCCACCACCTAGACAGGGTACTGCCCAACCCTATGGTGCGGTACCCCAGCACTACCTAACACCTAGTCAGGCAGCGGCACCCTACCCACCACCACCGGGTGACACCACCACATCTTTGTACCCAGCTCCCAATGAGACACCTTACCCGTTACCAGTGGAAACACCTGAGCGCCTCTAA